A region of the Candidatus Nanosynbacter lyticus genome:
TTTCAGCATCTGTTGCATCTTCGGGCGGCGCAGGTCGAGGTAACGATACTTAAAACGCAAGTCCTCGCCCGCTTGGTTTTCCTCGGCGAACGGCTGAATTGGCAAGGTCTCAGCACGGTTGAGAATTTCCAGATTTTCCACCACGATTTCCACATTACCGCTGGCAATATTTGGGTTTTTCAAACCCTCGCCACGCTCAGTCACCACACCGCTGGCACGAATCACAAACTCATCGCGCAGACTTTCCGCCAAACGAAAGGCTTCCGCCTGCTCAGGATTAATCACCAGCTGCACCAAGCCAGTATGGTCGCGTAGGTCAATAAAAATCAGCCCGCCGTGATCGCGCCGGGAGTGTACCCAGCCCGCTACCGTAATACTTTTCCCAACTTCATCAGAGGTCTTTGCTGCCAAAATTCTATTTTTCATATCTGTTATTATACCACAGCAGCGACAGTTTTATGCTATAATCACCACATGGATAGCTATACGGTGGGCACTGTAGTCATCTTTTGTTCAATTACGTGGATTATCGCCAGTCCCCTTGTGATTTTTCATTATAGAAAATTATATCTCACAGCCTCTCGTGAGCTAGAAGAGTTAAGTCAGAAAAAGACAACCGCAGCAGACGCACAGTCAATCAAGAAACCTATCTCGGAAAATGTACAGCTAGACAAGAAGCCCACTGCAGATGACATGTCTAATTCAGCCACATCGCCCAGCGACCATGAACTGCTCACCAAAATTCGCTCCATGTCACCGTATAATTTCGAAAAATACATCGCTCAATTATTTGAACATTTTGGCTATTCGGCTGCAACCACTCCGTATAAACGTGACGGTGGCATTGATATTGTATTATACAAAAACGGCGTCCAGAGTTATGTCCAATGTAAAAAATATATCGAAAAAATTGTTAAAGTATCCGAAATGCGTGATTTTTATGGTGCGGTTGTTGATCATTTACATGGAGGTGAGGCATTCTTTGTCACTACAAACATCTTCTCCTCAGATGCACGAAAATTTGTGAAATATTCTACCAATGGCAACAGAATACGACTTATTGATAACACGGGACTACTTACCATCATCCGCGCCCTTGAAGATAAAGGTGTCGTAATACCAATTCCTGATGTATCAGACATATCTCAAAAAATTAAACCATGCCCACGCTGTCGCGGCGGTCATCTGGTGATAAGACATAGCAAAAAAGATCGTTCGCCATTTTACGGATGCTCCAATTACCCTGAATGCCATTACATGCAAAAAATAGACTCTTAGCTCTTTAAGTCGTCAGTGTTGCGATTTTTATGCTCAATAACCTTACGGAGTTCTTCATCAGAGTCAAATTCATTATCTATCTTACGACCCAGCAACTCCTCCATAACATCGCCCAGACTCAGTAAACCCACCGTTTCTCGGATCTCATTAATAACAATAAAAAGATGATGCTGAGTTTTTAAGAATGCAGCCAAAGCGTACGATAGAGTCTGATCTTTATCTATATAGTAAATATCTCTACTCATAACTTTTTCTGCACGATAAGATTTTGACTTGCAGTCAATGGTTAACAAATCTTGAATCCTTAACATGCCAACTATATGATCAATATCACCTTGGATAACCGGAAACCGGCTATGGCCTTTTTTATGAAGATCGTCTAAGACTAATGGCCCAAGAAACTCATCCACCGACACCGCCTCGATCATACTTCGTGGCGTCATCACACTCTCAACTATCATATCGTTAAATTTTAGCCCACTATTAATTAGCTTCTTTTCGTTAGCAGAGAAAACTCTACTCGACCGAGCAACTATCTCCAATAGCTCATCCTTCGATTCAACTACACGACTATCATTTACCGTTGGCGAAACCGAACGAATTAGCGAAAACAATAATTGATGACGTTCAATAATCGTTAAGATTTGCTCTTCATATTTTTCATATAACTGCTGTGAATATTTTTGCCACAAACGGATCCGCGCCACTGCACCGATTTCAAGAGCAATTATCATTGATGATATGAGTCCAATTGTCCAGTGAAATAAATTGACACTAATAACTGTTAAAATAACCAGCAGTAAAGACGCCAGTACTCGTTGCAAAGAAATTATATCGTATAAGAATTTTTGCTGGCGCAAATAAATATCGGCCTTTTTATCACCCTTTTTACTTCGACGTTGCAATTCAAATTGACTATGCGACGGCGCATTTGGTCGGATTCCCAGCACAATCAACAACGCCGCTAAAACAGCTAAATATCCAATAATTAGCATTATCATCATAGTTTTATTGTACCGTATTTCGTGCTATACTTGCTAGAGTAAACGGAGGTAAAATGAACAAGAAAAGCTGGATAATTTTCTCAATTATTGTAATAGCAATTGTTGGCGGAATGATTTATATTTCAACACAAAATCGACTCAATGTGAGCGATATCACAAACGATCAGTTGAACACAGCAATAGCCGCAGAGTCCCGAAACGGCAACATTGCCGACCATGAAATTGGCAGTAAGAACGCTAAGGTGACTATTGTTGAGTACGCGGACTATCAATGTCCTGGCTGTAGCGCTGCTGCACCAAAAACTGAAGAAATTGCAAAAAAATACAAGGATAATGTAAGGCTTATCTTCCGCAATTTCCCAATTGCTGGCTCACACCCAAATGCACGCGCTGCCGCAGCCGTCGCTGAAGCCGCTGGACTGCAAGGAAAATTCTGGGAGATGAATAGTCTCTTATACTCTAGCCAGGACGCCTGGAAGAATGCCAGTGCCACAGAGCGCGACACGATATTTAGGTCATATGCAGAAAAACTAAACCTCAACATTGATCAGTATAAAATCGATGTTGCCAGTAGCAAGGTTAAGAATAAGATTGACTTTGATATGGCGTTGGGACGCAAACATGGTGTTGCCGCCACTCCAACCTTCTATGTCAATGGAAAAAACACTGAAATGGATAGCTCGGGCTCAATTGAATCATCAGTAAAAGAAGCGCTTAAAAAGGCTGGCGTAGAAATAAAAGATTAATATTATTTGACGAAAAGCCAAAATCCCGCTCCGGTGCCTTGGAGCGGGATTTATTTATAGTCGTCCCTATTCTATTATGAGAGCGACTGCACTTTTTATTGTGCTATGTATGTTTGCCATTCGGCAGGCACCACATCCACCGCGATCTTTTTGCGCCGGGATGGCACAAACTTGATTGCTATTGGCATGTGTTTTGCACTCCTTATTATTATGTGCAGCCCCACGCGCTTCGACCTTTATCACTTATATATATCAGCAATTTAATGCTTCGGCGCGAGACACATCAACAATGGTACCAAACGTCTATTGGCACGTCAAGCAAAAACATTTTAAAATGCCTACTTATTTATATATTAGAATAAGCGAATTCGCTTGGCAATAACCATAACAAGTAAAATCAACAACGCTGTAAAACTGGTAATTACTGGATATGCCCAAGGCTCCCCCTGAAACGGCAAGGCAATATTCATTCCATACATACCATAAAAGACATTCGGAATTGCCAGCAAAATAGTAATAGCTGTTAAAACTTTCATCCGCTGATTCAAAGTATTATTAGCCACGGTCGAATAGGCATTTTGAATACTTGATATGGTGTGTGCACTGGAGCTAATTGCTACTAAAATCTGCTTGATATGTAAATCAATATCCGCCAGCGCTTCTAAATCTCGTGTTTTAAACAAATGACGGCGATTCTCCATCAGTTGCGCAATAACATGAGATATTCCCTCCAGGCTGCTTTGATACTCATTAAGTGTATCTTCAATTGCTACAAATTTAATAAAATCAGCATTCTCCACCTCGCGACGACTTAGACGCCGCCGAGCATCAGCAATCTTCTCCGTTAACAAATGCACACGTTGTTCGTATTGAGCAATAATATATGCTAGATTTGCAGCAAAAATTCCCGCTGGCCGCTCAGTGGTGCTAAATAAATAATCACTAATTTCTAGAGGCGAGAATTTAGCATACGGCGATATTGTAATATAATGACCGCCCGAAATCGCAATTAAAAATGGCACCGTTTTGCCAGAATCAGTTCTCCCAAACGGCATGCGCGTAAAGACATATTCAACACCATCAGAGAATTCTGCTCGAGGAAGTTCATGAATATCAAGCACATCACGCACTACATTCGTAGACAGCGATAAAGCCTTAGATACACGAACAGCATCAAAACTACCGCCCAAGTGAATCCAGCCATTTTTATGCATTCGATTAACTTGCGTCAGCTTCTCGGTCAGTGATCTGCGCTCAAAATAACCCACCACCATGAAAAAATTATAATATACATAAGCTATATTAGCAATTTAGACTCGAGGTGACGCCCGCGCTACCTACGCCTTAAGAAATAATATCCCACAACAACAGCCAGAGCCATACTAATTGCGGCAATAATCCAAAACATCACTGGATTATCAGCTCCTGGAACTGGCACGTTCATGCCGTATAAGCCAGCAATCATCATCGGGATAGTCAAAGCTACCGTAATTACCGTTAGAAGACGAATCGTCTCATTAAGTCGCGTGTCCATCACTGCTCGGTAGCTATCGCGAACATTTGTAATAGTCCTCAATAAACTTTTACATCGCGCAATTACCTGCTCTAAATCAATCGAAATATCTTCAACATCTTCCTTATCATCTTCCTTCAGACGCAGTTTTTGGGTTGCTAAAAGGCGCTCGATTGCCCAGTTCATCGGAATGAGAGCGTCTAAATAATCGTTCAATTTGCGTTCATATTCAGCCAACGTCGCAATATCATTAACTCTCAATGTATGAATATTATCCGTAGCAGCACGCATTTGACGGTTAATCGTTGCCACCCGCCTCTGGTATTGAGTTGAAATTGCTTCAACCATAGTAACCAGAAGTTCAATTTGCCGATCAGTTCTAATTCGCGTCTTATCAATAAATGGCTGCCATAAACGCCCCAAGCTATCCCGCGATAATGTCACAAGATAATCTTTATTCAGACAAAATAATATTGGCGTGGTAAAATCATTAAAATCATCATCTGTATCTGGTAGACGGGCAATTAGATACGTCCAGTCATTATCAAATTCAATACGCGGCACCTCGTGTGGATCAAGCGCATCACTAATTAAATCCTCGTCCAGACCTAACGTCAATAGCTGAGCCACCTCCTCATCGCTCGGACGCTCACAGCGCACCCAAGAACCTGTACGCAATTTTTCTTGCGTACTAATCACCGAGTCGTTACTTGACGAGCGAAGATACTGTAACATAATTTCTATATTATAAAATAAAATATCTATAAACACAAGAAAACCTGCCCTATCGACAGGAATTTCTTGTGTGCATTATTACGATTTAATTATCGTTCCAGCTGAGCCGTTGATTGCTTCAGCAGTTTTATCTAACGAGGTAATAATTGACGTGCGGCCCGGCTTGCCAGCTAAGAACGCCAGCGCCGCCTGGACTTTTGGTAGCATTGAACCTGCCGCAAACTGACCGCCATCAATGTGTTTTTGAAGCTCGTCCACTGAGACCTCACCCAGAGATTGTTCATCTGGCTTACCAAAATTAATCTTAGCGGCGTCAACCGAAGTCAGAATTAACAATGTATCAGCTTCTAAAAGATCGGCTAATTTTGCTGCTCCAAAATCCTTATCAATAACCGCTGCGACACCTTTTAATTGACCAGTTTCATCCTGCAAAACAGGAATACCACCGCCACCAGTTGATACTACCG
Encoded here:
- a CDS encoding restriction endonuclease codes for the protein MDSYTVGTVVIFCSITWIIASPLVIFHYRKLYLTASRELEELSQKKTTAADAQSIKKPISENVQLDKKPTADDMSNSATSPSDHELLTKIRSMSPYNFEKYIAQLFEHFGYSAATTPYKRDGGIDIVLYKNGVQSYVQCKKYIEKIVKVSEMRDFYGAVVDHLHGGEAFFVTTNIFSSDARKFVKYSTNGNRIRLIDNTGLLTIIRALEDKGVVIPIPDVSDISQKIKPCPRCRGGHLVIRHSKKDRSPFYGCSNYPECHYMQKIDS
- a CDS encoding CBS domain-containing protein, which produces MMIMLIIGYLAVLAALLIVLGIRPNAPSHSQFELQRRSKKGDKKADIYLRQQKFLYDIISLQRVLASLLLVILTVISVNLFHWTIGLISSMIIALEIGAVARIRLWQKYSQQLYEKYEEQILTIIERHQLLFSLIRSVSPTVNDSRVVESKDELLEIVARSSRVFSANEKKLINSGLKFNDMIVESVMTPRSMIEAVSVDEFLGPLVLDDLHKKGHSRFPVIQGDIDHIVGMLRIQDLLTIDCKSKSYRAEKVMSRDIYYIDKDQTLSYALAAFLKTQHHLFIVINEIRETVGLLSLGDVMEELLGRKIDNEFDSDEELRKVIEHKNRNTDDLKS
- a CDS encoding DsbA family protein, which translates into the protein MNKKSWIIFSIIVIAIVGGMIYISTQNRLNVSDITNDQLNTAIAAESRNGNIADHEIGSKNAKVTIVEYADYQCPGCSAAAPKTEEIAKKYKDNVRLIFRNFPIAGSHPNARAAAAVAEAAGLQGKFWEMNSLLYSSQDAWKNASATERDTIFRSYAEKLNLNIDQYKIDVASSKVKNKIDFDMALGRKHGVAATPTFYVNGKNTEMDSSGSIESSVKEALKKAGVEIKD
- a CDS encoding CorA family divalent cation transporter, with protein sequence MVVGYFERRSLTEKLTQVNRMHKNGWIHLGGSFDAVRVSKALSLSTNVVRDVLDIHELPRAEFSDGVEYVFTRMPFGRTDSGKTVPFLIAISGGHYITISPYAKFSPLEISDYLFSTTERPAGIFAANLAYIIAQYEQRVHLLTEKIADARRRLSRREVENADFIKFVAIEDTLNEYQSSLEGISHVIAQLMENRRHLFKTRDLEALADIDLHIKQILVAISSSAHTISSIQNAYSTVANNTLNQRMKVLTAITILLAIPNVFYGMYGMNIALPFQGEPWAYPVITSFTALLILLVMVIAKRIRLF
- a CDS encoding magnesium transporter CorA family protein, which produces MLQYLRSSSNDSVISTQEKLRTGSWVRCERPSDEEVAQLLTLGLDEDLISDALDPHEVPRIEFDNDWTYLIARLPDTDDDFNDFTTPILFCLNKDYLVTLSRDSLGRLWQPFIDKTRIRTDRQIELLVTMVEAISTQYQRRVATINRQMRAATDNIHTLRVNDIATLAEYERKLNDYLDALIPMNWAIERLLATQKLRLKEDDKEDVEDISIDLEQVIARCKSLLRTITNVRDSYRAVMDTRLNETIRLLTVITVALTIPMMIAGLYGMNVPVPGADNPVMFWIIAAISMALAVVVGYYFLRRR